A window of Longimicrobium sp. contains these coding sequences:
- a CDS encoding SAM-dependent methyltransferase: MAALYVVSTPIGNLGDITRRAVEVLGSADVVLAEDTRRTSILLRHLDIQTRLMSAHEHNEAGRAATVVAMLREGKKVALVSDAGTPLLSDPGARIVREV; this comes from the coding sequence GTGGCGGCGCTCTACGTCGTCTCCACCCCGATCGGCAACCTGGGCGACATCACCCGCCGCGCCGTCGAGGTCCTGGGCAGCGCGGACGTGGTGCTGGCCGAGGACACCCGCCGCACCTCCATCCTCCTCCGCCATTTAGACATCCAGACGCGGCTGATGTCCGCGCACGAGCACAACGAGGCGGGCCGCGCCGCCACCGTCGTCGCTATGCTGAGGGAGGGGAAGAAGGTGGCCCTCGTCTCCGACGCCGGCACGCCGCTCCTTTCCGACCCCGGCGCCCGCATCGTGCGCGAAGTGG
- the trxA gene encoding thioredoxin: MADSNNVIEITDATFSDVTGQAGLSMVDFWAVWCGPCRMVAPIVEQLADDYAGQVTVGKLDVDNNQRSAAQFNVRSIPTILFFKDGKVVDTVIGAVPRPALEAKIKQHLGAAAA, translated from the coding sequence ATGGCGGACAGCAACAACGTGATCGAGATCACGGACGCGACCTTCAGCGACGTGACCGGCCAGGCCGGGCTCTCCATGGTCGACTTCTGGGCCGTGTGGTGCGGGCCGTGCCGCATGGTGGCCCCCATCGTGGAGCAGCTCGCGGACGACTACGCGGGCCAGGTGACGGTCGGCAAGCTGGACGTGGACAACAACCAGCGCAGCGCCGCGCAGTTCAACGTGCGCTCCATCCCCACCATCCTGTTCTTCAAGGACGGCAAGGTGGTGGACACGGTGATCGGCGCCGTCCCGCGCCCGGCCCTCGAGGCCAAGATCAAGCAGCACCTGGGCGCGGCGGCCGCGTAA
- the mce gene encoding methylmalonyl-CoA epimerase: protein MTERALDHVGIAVHSLNDSLPLFESITGGKGYGREVVESQGVEVVFVGAGEGRLELLAPVREDSAVAKYLARRGAGMHHLCYRVEDIAAELDRYRAEGAQLIDETPRAGAHGHRVAFIHPKSTGGVLVELLESSHT from the coding sequence ATGACCGAGCGGGCGCTGGACCACGTTGGAATCGCGGTTCATTCCCTGAACGATTCGCTCCCCCTCTTCGAATCTATCACCGGAGGGAAGGGGTACGGCCGCGAGGTCGTCGAGAGCCAGGGGGTGGAGGTGGTGTTCGTGGGCGCCGGTGAAGGCCGCCTGGAGCTCCTGGCCCCCGTCCGCGAAGACTCCGCGGTGGCGAAGTACCTCGCTCGCCGCGGCGCCGGGATGCACCATCTGTGCTACCGCGTCGAAGACATCGCCGCCGAGCTCGACCGCTACCGCGCCGAGGGCGCCCAGCTCATCGACGAAACGCCTCGCGCCGGCGCCCACGGCCACCGCGTCGCCTTCATACACCCGAAGTCCACGGGCGGCGTTCTGGTGGAGCTTCTCGAAAGCTCGCACACCTGA